The Acidicapsa acidisoli genome window below encodes:
- a CDS encoding YoaK family protein encodes MDSLTKSERILHGSLYCLTFVTGLVDAGSYVAMGHVFTANMTGNVVFLGFAFGGVPGLSIGRSATALGFALVGGFLAGKLDSWLGRRRRNIWLAAALAIEAILLLGAMTVSWYSESRGGQQISTALYGIIALTALGMGMRNGTVRLLAVPELTTTVLTLTVAALAFDFSLTPGNNPRWRRRVGSVFMMFSGAFVGVQMLRHSLVLLLGASAILTAFCVLAQIYREETQHEAGLRASQS; translated from the coding sequence ATGGATTCCCTCACAAAAAGCGAACGCATCCTTCATGGCTCTCTCTATTGCCTGACGTTCGTAACTGGCTTGGTCGATGCCGGCAGTTACGTGGCAATGGGGCACGTCTTCACGGCCAACATGACTGGCAATGTCGTCTTTCTAGGTTTTGCATTCGGAGGAGTGCCGGGTTTGTCGATTGGGCGATCTGCAACCGCTCTTGGATTCGCGCTTGTTGGCGGATTTCTTGCAGGGAAATTAGATTCCTGGCTTGGCAGAAGACGACGAAACATATGGCTTGCGGCCGCCTTGGCCATTGAGGCAATTCTTCTCCTCGGGGCAATGACGGTCTCTTGGTACTCCGAGAGCCGGGGAGGGCAGCAGATCTCCACGGCTCTTTACGGGATCATCGCCCTAACCGCGCTGGGAATGGGGATGCGCAACGGTACGGTCAGACTTCTCGCAGTGCCAGAACTAACGACAACCGTACTTACCCTCACGGTTGCGGCACTGGCCTTCGACTTTTCACTCACGCCAGGAAACAATCCCAGGTGGCGCCGGCGAGTCGGCTCAGTCTTCATGATGTTTTCAGGAGCCTTTGTCGGCGTTCAAATGTTAAGGCACTCTTTGGTGCTCCTGCTCGGTGCCTCAGCCATTCTGACTGCGTTCTGCGTGCTGGCCCAAATCTACCGCGAGGAGACGCAGCACGAGGCTGGATTGCGTGCTTCGCAAAGCTGA